The uncultured Ilyobacter sp. genome has a segment encoding these proteins:
- the pepT gene encoding peptidase T, whose translation MKKITERFFKYIKIDTKSDESRLTCPSTESQMGFAKLMVEELKEIGMEKVTLDENGYVTATLPSNTEKEIPVIGFIAHMDTAPSFSGKDIKPRIVEKYNGEEIILNSRENIIMSPDDFPELKNYLGQEIIVTDGTTLLGADDKAGITEIITAMEYLINNPSIKHGEIKVGFTPDEEIGKGADLFDVEKFGADYAYTIDGGEIGELEYENFNAASARLKINGRNIHPGTSKNKMINSMLLGMELNSMLPVSERPEYTENYEGFFLLCDMKGDVETTSMNYIIRDHQMGKFIQKKNLMKNAVDFLKKKYDSGIFELEIKDNYFNMREKVLPVIEIVDIVKKSMEDIGVKPIVKPIRGGTDGARLSYMGLPCPNIFTGGHNFHGKFEYIPVQSMEKSVELIVKICQNYAESEEIINKKNNI comes from the coding sequence GTGAAAAAAATTACAGAAAGATTTTTTAAATATATAAAAATTGACACTAAATCAGATGAAAGCAGACTGACTTGTCCTAGTACAGAGAGTCAGATGGGATTTGCAAAGCTCATGGTAGAGGAATTAAAAGAGATAGGAATGGAAAAAGTCACTCTAGATGAGAATGGCTATGTCACTGCAACCCTCCCTTCAAATACAGAGAAAGAGATACCTGTCATAGGATTTATAGCTCATATGGACACCGCACCATCTTTTTCTGGAAAGGATATAAAACCCAGAATTGTTGAAAAATATAACGGAGAAGAGATTATTTTAAACAGTCGGGAGAATATAATAATGTCCCCTGATGACTTTCCTGAATTAAAAAACTATTTGGGACAGGAGATTATAGTGACTGATGGGACAACTCTTCTAGGAGCAGATGACAAGGCGGGTATAACAGAGATAATAACAGCCATGGAGTATCTGATAAATAATCCGAGTATAAAGCATGGGGAGATAAAGGTAGGTTTTACCCCTGATGAAGAGATAGGAAAAGGAGCCGACCTCTTTGACGTCGAGAAGTTTGGAGCCGATTATGCCTACACAATCGACGGAGGCGAAATAGGAGAGCTAGAGTATGAAAATTTTAATGCCGCATCGGCAAGGTTGAAAATAAATGGAAGAAATATCCATCCAGGGACATCTAAAAATAAGATGATCAACTCTATGCTGCTTGGGATGGAGCTGAACTCTATGCTTCCTGTGAGTGAGAGGCCTGAATATACTGAAAACTATGAAGGGTTTTTTCTTCTCTGTGACATGAAGGGAGATGTGGAAACCACCAGTATGAACTATATCATAAGGGACCACCAGATGGGAAAATTTATTCAGAAAAAAAATCTCATGAAAAATGCCGTGGATTTTCTGAAGAAAAAATATGATTCTGGAATTTTTGAGCTAGAAATAAAAGACAATTATTTCAACATGAGGGAAAAGGTACTTCCTGTGATAGAAATAGTGGATATTGTAAAAAAATCCATGGAGGATATAGGGGTAAAACCCATAGTGAAGCCAATAAGAGGCGGGACAGACGGAGCCAGACTTTCATACATGGGCCTTCCGTGTCCTAATATATTTACAGGAGGGCATAATTTTCACGGGAAGTTTGAGTATATTCCGGTGCAGTCAATGGAAAAATCGGTGGAACTCATAGTTAAAATATGCCAG